Part of the Flavobacterium sp. MDT1-60 genome, GTGCATACACAGCACTGAAGTTAAAGGAATCATGTATTTAGAACAGCATTTGCTCTTAATTGTATTGGAAGGATCCGTTGTTCTGACTTATGGAAAACAGGAATATAAGTTAGGCAAGAATGATATGATTTTGCTTAAAAAAGCAACTGCTGTAAAGTATCATAAATTCGGGAATGCTGAAAATGATAATATTTACGATAGTTTCATGTTCAGTATCAAAGATGACGTTCTAAAATCATTTTTATCAACCTCAGAAATTAAGGTATCAAAACCTGAGGGAGAAATTAAGACAGGAGTTTATCCAATGAATGAATGTTTGGTTGCATTTGCCCATTCTCTAAAGCCTTACTTTTTTGATTATTCTGTGGTTCATCCCGGACAGCTTCGCCTGAAGATTATGGAATTACTTTATGATGTTGCGGAATGTAACCGAAATATGTTTTTACAAATTCTCCAGCTGCACGAGCCTGTAAGAACTGATATCCGTAATGTGGTAGAACAGCATTATGCTTCACCGGTTTCTGTTGCCGAACTCGCTTATCTTTCCGGAAGAAGTTTGTCAAGTTTTAAAAGAGATTTTCAGAATATATACAATGTGGCACCGGCAACCTGGATCAGAGAAAAAAGATTGGAAAAGGCAAAAGATATGCTGGAAACTACAGCTTTGTCGGTTTCAGATATTTGTTATTCCTTAGGATTTGAAAATATTTCTCACTTTTCCAGAATTTACAAAGAATTTCACGGGAAGGCACCAAGTATCTCTCGTTAGTAGATAATTTTAAAATAAAACTTATGAAAGTATTAGTTATTGGAGGAAATGGAAGGGTTGGATCTCTTTTAGTTAATAAATTAGCTTCTCAACATCAGGTTTTATCGGGCTCAAGAAACCCAAAGGCAGAAAATAATTTTGATAATATTGAGCAAGTCTATATTGATTTACTAAGCGATGTTGATACGATTGCAGAAAGTATGAATGGTGTTGATGCCATTTACTTTGTTTCCGGATCACGAGGGAAAAACCTTTTACAGATTGATTTACACGGAGCGATAAAATCGATGCAGGCCTCAGAGAAAGCAGGAGTTAAACGTTATATTATGCTAAGTTCTGTTTTCGCCTTGCAGCCGGAGCGTTGGAATGAATCTTTCCTGAGTAACTTAACAGATTATAACATTGCCAAGCATTATGCTGACCTTTACCTTACGACTCAAACCAAACTCAATTATACTATTTTGCAGCCCGGAGCACTGAAAGAAGAGGCGGGCACAGGAAAAATAGAGACCAATGTGACCAACCCCGGATCTAATTCTATTGCTAATGTTGTAGATACTCTTGTATCAATATTACAAAATAATTCAACTATTGGTAAAGTCATTTTAATGCACGACGGCAATACTCCGATTGCTGAAGCTTTAGATCAAATCAAATAAAATACAGCATTCTATTTATTTGAATTACTTTCTTCCAACTTATTCTCAATTTCTCATTAAAAGTTTTTATAACAAATCTTATTTAATGGATAAACTCCCGCATTTAATATTTCCAATTCTTAAAAAAGGACTAATTAGTAAAATTCTTTGAGCTAATTAGAAAAAACGCCACACTTTAGTCATTGTACCTTTGTTTTGGAAATGGAGCTTAACTATTCTGTCAGGCAGACAGTAAATTATGCTCAAAAAAATTAAGTAATGAATAAATATAATAAGTTGTTTGCTCCCTTGTTATTTGGGAACGGAATTAGTTTGAAAAATAGAATTGTGATGTCGCCTATGACTACTTGGGCATCTAATGAAGACTTCACCATATCCGATGAAGAAGTTGAATATTACAAGAAAAGAGTAAATGGTGTTGGATTAGTAATCACAGGATGTACCCATGTTACGGCAAATGGTATTGGTTTTACCCACGAATTTGCAGGATATGATGATACTTTTCTTCCAAGTTTAAAGAAGTTGGCCAAAGCTGCAAAAAGTGGTGGAGCTCCAGCAATTTTGCAGATGTTTCACGCGGGAAATAAAGCAATTCCCGGACTTATTCCAGATGGTAAAGTGGTAAGTGCAAGTGCAGTTTCAAGTGGATCTATAGTGCTTTTTGAAAAAGAAAATCTTCCAAAAGAATTGAGCGACAATGAAATTCTGGAAATTATCAAGGCCTTTGGAGAAACCACCAGAAGAGCAATTGAAGCGGGTTTTGACGGCGTAGAAATTCATGGAGCACACGGATTCTTACTTCAAAATTTTATATCGCCTTTTTTCAATAATAGAAATGATCAATGGGGAGGTTCTCTGGAAAATCGTTTGCGACTTAGTTTGGAAATTTTAAGAGAAGTAAAAGATGTAGTTTCAAAATATGCTGATCGTCCTTTTTTGATAGGGTACAGAATATCACCAGAGGAAATGCCTCAGCAAACTTATGGACTTCCAGATACGTTCAGTCTAATGGATAAGCTAATTGAAGAAAAGATTGATTATTTACATTTCTCTCTGCTGGATGCTGTCAATCAAAAACCAATAGATTCAGAATTTTCTAAAGAACCAATATCAGTTCTATTAAATAATTATGTTAATAACAGAGTTCCTGTTTTGGTTGCCGGAGGTATTACAAAACCTGTAATGGCTGATCAAGTTCTAGACTATGGTGTTTCTATGGTGGCAATCGGAAGGACTTTGATTGTTAATCCTGATTGGGTAGAATTAACTCAAAATGGACAAGAAGATAAAATCACTTCAATTCTTAAACTAGCAACAGTACAAGACAAAAAAATCCCATCAAAATTAATGACCATATTCGAAAAACTAGAAGGATGGGTACAGGTAGAAGCTTAATTAATAATCAAAATAAAAAGCTATAAAATGAAAAGAAAAATTCCAGCATTACTCGTAATAGTATCAAGCATGTTGTTGTCATGCAATAATCAAAATAAATCAATTAAAAACAATCAAGTTATGGAAGTTACAAAAGAAGAAAAAGAAGGTGTCATTCGTGCCATAGATTTTTATGTAGAAGGTGGCCGTAAAGCTGACGGTAAAATTACCGCAAAAGCTTTTGCTGATACAGCAACCATGTCATGGACTGAGAATGGTGTTTTGAAAAGTGTACCAATAAAGGTATTGTATGACGGCTTTGATAGCAGCGAACCGATGGACGCTCATTATGAATTGACTTATTTAAATGTTGCAAAAAATGTTGCTATTGCCAGAATTGAATCTCAGTTTGGTAAGAACAAATTTGCCGATATGTTTACATTGGTAAAAGATGGAGAACAGTGGAAAATAGTGAGTAAAGTTTATCAGTCAAAATAAGTACAAAACTTAACTATTTAGATATTAATTCATTCAAATAAAATTTGAGATGCCTTAACGCCTACAGGAAGGGATGATTAAAAAGTCATCCCTTTTTTATTGGATGAAGAATCTTTTTGGGGTTTGTTTTTCAAAAAAATAAATACTTCATAATACTTTAAGGTAAAAATGTTTCTTTAAGATACGTTTTCAAATCAGTTGGTTTTCTTCCCAATAAGGTTTCAAGATCTGACACGGCAATATCATACTCCTCATTTTTTATTATTGCCGCCAGTATTTGTGAATAGTAGATGTCTTCATCCTGCAGGCCGAATTCTTTTAATTGGTTTTCAAATTCCTGCGGCTCGGGGCTTTGGTACGTTATTGTCTTACCGGAGAGTTCTGTAATCATCTCGGCAATTTCTGAAAAGGAATATGATGGAACAACTGTGGTAACGTAAATTTTATTTTCGTGTCCCTCTTCTGCCATTACGTTGGCAATGGCTTCTCCCATTTCATCTCTTTTAGCAAAAGATGCCTTTCCGTCTCCAGCAGGAAAGTAAATCCCTGTTTCGATCACCTGCTCTCCGATAAAATAAGGAATAGTTTCCGAATAAAGTCCATTTTGGAAGACAGTATATTTTAAACCGCTTGCCATTATATAATCTTCAGTTGTTATATAAGAGTCAGCCAAAGGTCCAAGAAGCGATTCCTTGATATTTCTGTTTAAAGCTCCGCCTGTATAATAAATATGGCTCACACCTGACTGAATTGCAGCATCTATTACGTTTTTATGTTCCTGCAATGCATTAGCACCGCTGCTGCTGATCAGTAAAAGTTTCTCTACGCCCTGTAAAGCCTTTATAACTGACGCTTTATTACTATAATCGCCAATCTGTGCCTTAATGCCCCTTTTTTCAAATGATGCTGCTTTGACTGGATTTCTTACTAACACTGAAATCCCATTTGCAGATACCTGTTTTAATAGATTCTCAAGTACTGCTGTGCCTAAATTTCCGGATGCTCCTGTTATTAATATCATAATTATTTTAATTTAATACTGCAAAGTAAAAGCAACTTTTGACGTGTTTTTTTGACAAAAGTCAAAATCCGTTATTTCTTTCTAATCCGGCTGAGGGTTTCTTGTTTTATACCCAGATAGGAGGCAATATGTCCCAGAGAAATTCTTTGGACCGCATCAGGCTGAGAGGATAATAAGGTATGGTATCTTTTTTCGGCAGACTGGGTCTGCAGGGAGTTTACACGCTCTTCCAGAAACTGACAGCACTCTTCGGCTATTAATCTGCCGATCGTGTTCATTTCAGTATATTTTCTGTAGAGAGCATTCATATCACTGCTCTCTATATAATGTAGGGTGGAGAGTTCTAAAAACTGAATGTTCTCAGAGGATGGACGCTGATGGAATAGTGGGGTTATCGACCCTAAAATTATATTTTCAAAACCAAACCAAGAATTCACTTCTCGGTCCTCTACAGTATAATAAGAACGAACGAGTCCAGTTTCCAGCATAAACAGACAGGTGATAATCTGTCCTTGTTTGAGGAAAAAATCACCCTTTGGCCTGGTTTGAATTTTTATCTTTTTTAGGAGTTCATTTTCAATTTCGGCACTGAGGGGACCATACTGTTTAAATTTTTCTATAAGTGCGTTCATTTTTTATTACGGGTTATTATAAGTCTCTGATTTAAATTGCTATTGTAAAGGTAAGACAACGGTATAACACAAACTAATCGAGAAAATTTACTTCTTTTCTCCTATTACAATTTTACGTTGATCTAATATTAATCAAGAAAAGCTGCCTAATACTAGACAGCTTTAATAACAAATTATGATTCTTTATATTTTCTTATTCTATGATTTAACCAACCTTTTGAGATTAATTAATTTTAACTAAATGATTTTCAATGCTTGATCTTTGAGATTCGTATTGTGCAGGAAGTTTTAAGTTTTGACCTAATTCTTCTAAGCTTTCATCAACTGTAAATCCGGGATTATCAGTTGCAATTTCAAACAAAACCCCGCCTGGTTCTCTAAAATATAGCGAATGGAAATATTGTCTGTCAATCTGCGGTGTAATAGACAATCCGTATTCCTCGATTTTTTCACGGAAGTGCATTAAAATTTCATCATTTTGAACTCTGAAAGCTACGTGATGTACAGATCCATTAGCAACATGGCCGCGTTTTTCTTCAGCCAATTCTACCAAGTCAACAATTGCGGCATTTTCTACTGCATCAGTTGCGTAACGGTAACGGTTTACATCTTGTTCAATCAATTTATAACCAAATATTTCGGTTAAGATTGCAGCAGTTGCTTTTATGCTGTTTAAAGTCAAAGTAATGTTATGGAAACCTCTTGTAGCCACATCTGCTTTTACTTCATCCGTTTCCCAGGGTTTTCTGTTATCGTCTGTTTTTGATTCGATTAATTCTAATTTTAATCCGTCCGGATCTAAGAAAGTAAGATATTTTTCGCCGAATTTTTCAGCTGGTTTATTGTAAATTACATTGTATTTTTCAAAACGTTTCTGCCAAAAGTCAAGACTTCCTTTTGGAACAGAATATCCGATTTCTGTTGCCATTCCGGATCCTTTTCTTCCTTGCTGAATTCCTTCTCCCCAAGGGAAAAAAGTTAAAATTGTTCCGGCGCTTCCAACTTCATCACCAAAGTAAAAATGATATGTTCCGGGATCGTCAAAGTTTACTGTTTTTTTGATAAAACGTAATCCTAATATGTTTGAATAAAAGTTGAAGTTGCGTTTAGCATCACCTGCAATTGCAGTAATATGGTGTAAGCCTAAAATTTTATTTTCCATGGTTTTTTATATGTATTAAATTGTTATTGATTTTCTTTTACAAATTTACTTCGGTTATGGCTGTGCATCGATTAACCTAGATTAAGAAATAAAAAGCCGTTATTTTTTTTATTGTTTAATTGGAGTCAAATGTTATTCCGTAAATATTAATGCATTGTAAATTAGTTTTTTATGGTTTTAATATGTTTCCTGACTATACGATATATCGTAATTTTATGGGTCGAAATATGTTTTGTTTAAAAAATCAATACTATTTTAATAAAGCTATTTCTTAAATTTACGCTGTTATTGCACAAAATACCGTGCGAATTATTATTTATGGAAAAGCCGACAGATCAAACTGTAATTTTAATGAACCGATTGCAGGAAAGAGAACGAGAACAAATTTTGATTTTGTCAATTTGCAGTACACTTTCTCAGGCTTTGACAAAAGAAGAATTCGGTCATGTTGTACATGGCGTTTTAAAAGACGAGTTTGCTTTTGATGATTTTATTCTCGCTTCCGCTGAAGAAAGTGAAACTGAATATCACATTTTTTATCAATTTTTGCAGAAAGATGCTGCGTTAAAAAAACATATAATTAATGATGGTTTTTTTGATCTTTGCATAGATTCTGCCGATTCGGTTATTTTTGATCTAAAAACGATAAGCGAAAAAAAGAATAATTTTCCTCCACACATTACTCTTGCAAATAATAAAGGTTTTAAAAACGGAATAGGCATTTGTCTTCCTTATATTAAAGGAAACAGAAATGTACTTTTTTTGTTCTTTAAAGATGCGAAAACCTTTAACAGAGAATCCAGCCGAATTATTAGAGGAATTGCGATGCAACTTTCTATAACGGTCAGAAATATTATTTTGAGACAGGAATATGAAAGTAAAATCAACGGACTTACAATCCCGAATAGAAATCCGGTTGAAAATGAAGAAGAACCAATAATTGAAAATAACGAAGATTTTCAAGGAATTGTTGGAAAGAGCGAGGCAATGCAAAATGTTTACGAATTGATTTCGCAGGTTGCAGCTTCTCAATCGACCGTTTTAATTTCTGGTGAAACGGGAACTGGAAAAGAATTGATTGCAGCTGCTATTCATAACTTATCTTTAGTATCTAAGGAAAGAATGATCAAAGTAAATTGTGCTTCGATTCCTGAAAATTTAATTGAAAGTGAATTATTTGGCCACGAAAAAGGTGCGTTTACAGGGGCTTCAGATTTAAGAATAGGTAAGTTTGAACAAGCTGATAACGGAACTATTTTCCTGGATGAAATAGGCGAGCTGCCATTAGTACTGCAGGGAAAACTACTTCGGGTGCTTCAGGAAAAAGAAATAGAAAGAATTGGCGGCAGAAACACGATAAAAGTTAATATTCGGGTGATTGCTGCAACTAACCGATCACTTGAAAAAGAAGTTGCCGAAGGTCGTTTTAGAAGTGATTTATATTATCGATTGAATGTTTTTCCGATTTCGCTTCCGGCTTTACGAGACCGTCCGGAAGATATAGAAGTTTTAGGGAATTTTTTCTTAAAAAGACATTCGCAGAGAATCGGTAAAAAGATAAATGGGTTTTCAAAAAAAGTACTCAAAAGTATGACGGCTAACGTCTGGCCCGGAAATGTGCGTGAACTCGAAAATATGGTAGAACGCAGTATTTTATTTGCTAAAGAAGAAACGATAAAAGAAATGAGTTTTCCTGAAAATTTTAAAACTGAATCTGCTGCTATCGAAAATGATTTTTATATTAAAACATTACAGGAAATAGAAAAAGAACATATTTTAAAAGTAGTTAAAAAATGCGGCGGAAGAATTTCAGGACCACAAGGGGCTGCAATTTTATTAGGTTTGCCGGGAACAACTTTGATTTCGAGAATGCAGAAACTAGGCATTAAAAAAGAACATTTTTCAGATTGATTTATTCCTGAATCATCTTTATTTTTCCTGAAGAAACGGCCCAGAAAACTAATAAAATAATGTTGATTGATAAAGCAATTGCAGGAAATTGAAATGAAATTACGAACGCAATTACATACGTTGGAAATCCGTATAAATAATTATTTCTGATTTTTTTTATTACCGAATTTGTGATTTCAGGACGCAAAAGTTTCTTGTTGCTGCTTGCCGTAAACCATAACAAATTGTACGAAAGATTGATAAGTACAAATATTCCCGTATAAATCGCTACAGCAATATTTGAAGCTTCGCCTTCAAAAAAACGTGCCAGTAAAGCTGTAGGATAAGAAACTGCCGTAACCAGAAAAAGAATCAATCCGTTTGAGAACATAATTGCCGTATTACGGCTGTAAATCTGTTTGAAAATTTTGTGATGATTGACCCACATGATAAAAATACTGAAAAAAGAAAGCGTAAAAGCAAGATACGATGTCCATTCACCTTTTAAAAAAATCAATAATTCAGTGCCATTTTTTATCGTACTTGTATCTGGAGTATGGAGATCCAGAATCAAAAGCGTAATAGCAATTGCAAATACAGCATCACTGAAATTCTCTATTCTTACGGTTTCTTTTTCCATTTTATAATTTTATAAATATTGATTTTCGAAGTTTTGCCTCAATATTTTTTGTTTTGTGTCCTTTTCCGGTTGTGTCTTCAACCAATAAAATCGAACCCGTTTCAAAGGTTCTTTTTTCTCCTAATGAAGTTTCGATTTCTACGCCGCCTTCTAATAAAACAATATATTGACGGTCTGGCGCATTATGAAAATCGTAATCATAAGACGGACTGACTTCTCTAAATACAATTGATTTTACAGGTTCATCATCAGATAAAAATCCAATATTGCCATTGTTTTTCAACGGAACTTCGAAGTCTTCAAAATGACTTTCGCCATTGGTATCACTGTAAACCCGGGTTATCTGAATCATTTTTTTGCAAAAACAAGTTTGTTAGCCAAATCTATTTCGTCCTGACTTATAGTATGTCCCATATTGTCATAGATTTTTTTAGTAACCGAAGCACCCATTTTTTCTAAAAGTGCTGCAGTTTCATTTACTCTTTCTACAGGAACATGAAAGTCAGGATCACTGGTACCGATGAAAACCGGTGTGTTTTCGAAGTTTCCTGCATAATGATCTTCATAAACCTTATCGCCGATAAGTCCGCCTGTAAAAGCTACAACGCCACCGTATTTTGCAGCATTTCTGGCTGTAAATTCTAAAGCAAGACAAGCTCCCTGCGAAAATCCAAGGAAGTAAATATTTTCTTTTTCGATTCCGTTTTGCTGAATAGCGACAACAACCTGATGAATGGCATCTAATGATTTTGAAAATGATGGTTCGTTCTCTTCAATCGGAACTAAAAACGAATACGGATACCAGGTTCTGTTTTCTGCCTGAGGTGCAACCAATGCAAAATCATCGACTTTAAGATGTTTTGCAATTGAAAGAATATCATGAGCGCCTGCACCACGCCCGTGAATCATAATTAAAGCTTTTTTAGCTATATTTAAAGGAATACCGTCGGTTATAATTTCTGTATTCATGATTTCTATTTTTTAATTAATTGTTTGCGCGTAATTATTTTTCACGCAGATTTAGCAGATTTTTTTAAAATCAATTTAATCCTTTAATCTGTGGCTATATTTTTAAACGCTTAAGTATTAGTTATTTTTTCCAAATATCCTGATACTCATCCGGATGTCTTTTGAATTGCGCGTGTACGTACGGACAAAGCGCCAAAACCATCATATTGTTGCTGCGTACATACGAAACCATTTCTTCAAGAAGTTTTTTTGCATAGCCTTTTCCTTCGGCTTCCGGCTCAACTCCTGTATGATAAACAGTTAATACATCATCTTTGATGCTTACCGTCATTTCGCCAAGTTTTTTGTCATCAATATAAAGATTAAAAGCACCGTGTTTTTTCTCGTCTAATTCTAGTTTTATTGTTTCCATATCTTTAATTATATCCTTGTTTTATACCTAATTTTTTCATTTTTGAATGCAAAGTCTGTGGCTGCATTTTCAGCAGTTCTGCTGCACCTCCAGGACCAGAAACTTTTCCGTTACAAATTTGAAGGGCATTCATAATGTGCTCTTTTTCCATTTCTTCCATCGACTTCATTTTGCCGTTATTGACTTCTAACGGATTTGAATTATTTGATGGAAGATCCAATTTTTCGATTTCGTTTGTTTTGGCCAGCAGTACATTTCTTTCTATCAAATGTTCTAATTCTCGAATGTTTCCCGGCCATTCGTACTGCATTAATTGTTCTAAAGCCGCTGAACTAATAGTGCTCACATTTTTGCGGGAACTTGCGGCATATTTTTTTAGAAAATAATTGGCTAATGCTTCAATATCTTCTTTGCGCTCTTTTAACGTTGGAAGCTGAATCGGAAATACATTTAAGCGATAATATAAATCAAGTCTAAAACGTCCTTCGGCAACTTCTTTTTCAAGAGATCTATTCGTTGCGGCTACAATTCGAACATTGATTTTAATCGTTTTATTTCCACCAAGTCTCTGGATTTCTTTTTCCTGTAAAACGCGTAATAATTTTACCTGAGAATCAAGAGGTAATTCGCCAATTTCATCCAGAAAAATAGTCCCGTTATCTGCTTGTTCAAATTTTCCGATTCGTAAAGTATTCGCTCCTGTAAAAGCACCTTTTTCATGTCCGAAAAGTTCTGATTCTATTAACGAATGCGGCAAAGCAGCACAATTGACAATTACAATTGCATTTGATTTATGTGCCGAAAGATCGTGTATAGAATGCGCTACTCTTTCTTTTCCGGTACCGCTTTCACCCAAAATCAATACGGAAGTTTCGGCTGGAGCTACAATTTTAATTTTTTCAATTACTTCTCTTAAAAGACTGCTTTTTCCAATAATTCCTTCAATTTCGTTATCAAGTGGAATCTCAGCTAAAGTTCCTTTTTCCTGACCGAATCTGTATTTCGCAATGTCCAGCATGACAATAAGATCTCTTTCTCTAAA contains:
- a CDS encoding AraC family transcriptional regulator — protein: MKKMIKVPTSLIGCDAPQNFLMLDGCSVIEQCIHSTEVKGIMYLEQHLLLIVLEGSVVLTYGKQEYKLGKNDMILLKKATAVKYHKFGNAENDNIYDSFMFSIKDDVLKSFLSTSEIKVSKPEGEIKTGVYPMNECLVAFAHSLKPYFFDYSVVHPGQLRLKIMELLYDVAECNRNMFLQILQLHEPVRTDIRNVVEQHYASPVSVAELAYLSGRSLSSFKRDFQNIYNVAPATWIREKRLEKAKDMLETTALSVSDICYSLGFENISHFSRIYKEFHGKAPSISR
- a CDS encoding SDR family oxidoreductase; protein product: MKVLVIGGNGRVGSLLVNKLASQHQVLSGSRNPKAENNFDNIEQVYIDLLSDVDTIAESMNGVDAIYFVSGSRGKNLLQIDLHGAIKSMQASEKAGVKRYIMLSSVFALQPERWNESFLSNLTDYNIAKHYADLYLTTQTKLNYTILQPGALKEEAGTGKIETNVTNPGSNSIANVVDTLVSILQNNSTIGKVILMHDGNTPIAEALDQIK
- a CDS encoding NADH-dependent flavin oxidoreductase — protein: MNKYNKLFAPLLFGNGISLKNRIVMSPMTTWASNEDFTISDEEVEYYKKRVNGVGLVITGCTHVTANGIGFTHEFAGYDDTFLPSLKKLAKAAKSGGAPAILQMFHAGNKAIPGLIPDGKVVSASAVSSGSIVLFEKENLPKELSDNEILEIIKAFGETTRRAIEAGFDGVEIHGAHGFLLQNFISPFFNNRNDQWGGSLENRLRLSLEILREVKDVVSKYADRPFLIGYRISPEEMPQQTYGLPDTFSLMDKLIEEKIDYLHFSLLDAVNQKPIDSEFSKEPISVLLNNYVNNRVPVLVAGGITKPVMADQVLDYGVSMVAIGRTLIVNPDWVELTQNGQEDKITSILKLATVQDKKIPSKLMTIFEKLEGWVQVEA
- a CDS encoding nuclear transport factor 2 family protein — its product is MEVTKEEKEGVIRAIDFYVEGGRKADGKITAKAFADTATMSWTENGVLKSVPIKVLYDGFDSSEPMDAHYELTYLNVAKNVAIARIESQFGKNKFADMFTLVKDGEQWKIVSKVYQSK
- a CDS encoding SDR family oxidoreductase; the encoded protein is MILITGASGNLGTAVLENLLKQVSANGISVLVRNPVKAASFEKRGIKAQIGDYSNKASVIKALQGVEKLLLISSSGANALQEHKNVIDAAIQSGVSHIYYTGGALNRNIKESLLGPLADSYITTEDYIMASGLKYTVFQNGLYSETIPYFIGEQVIETGIYFPAGDGKASFAKRDEMGEAIANVMAEEGHENKIYVTTVVPSYSFSEIAEMITELSGKTITYQSPEPQEFENQLKEFGLQDEDIYYSQILAAIIKNEEYDIAVSDLETLLGRKPTDLKTYLKETFLP
- a CDS encoding Crp/Fnr family transcriptional regulator — translated: MNALIEKFKQYGPLSAEIENELLKKIKIQTRPKGDFFLKQGQIITCLFMLETGLVRSYYTVEDREVNSWFGFENIILGSITPLFHQRPSSENIQFLELSTLHYIESSDMNALYRKYTEMNTIGRLIAEECCQFLEERVNSLQTQSAEKRYHTLLSSQPDAVQRISLGHIASYLGIKQETLSRIRKK
- a CDS encoding ring-cleaving dioxygenase, which translates into the protein MENKILGLHHITAIAGDAKRNFNFYSNILGLRFIKKTVNFDDPGTYHFYFGDEVGSAGTILTFFPWGEGIQQGRKGSGMATEIGYSVPKGSLDFWQKRFEKYNVIYNKPAEKFGEKYLTFLDPDGLKLELIESKTDDNRKPWETDEVKADVATRGFHNITLTLNSIKATAAILTEIFGYKLIEQDVNRYRYATDAVENAAIVDLVELAEEKRGHVANGSVHHVAFRVQNDEILMHFREKIEEYGLSITPQIDRQYFHSLYFREPGGVLFEIATDNPGFTVDESLEELGQNLKLPAQYESQRSSIENHLVKIN
- a CDS encoding sigma-54-dependent Fis family transcriptional regulator, with translation MEKPTDQTVILMNRLQEREREQILILSICSTLSQALTKEEFGHVVHGVLKDEFAFDDFILASAEESETEYHIFYQFLQKDAALKKHIINDGFFDLCIDSADSVIFDLKTISEKKNNFPPHITLANNKGFKNGIGICLPYIKGNRNVLFLFFKDAKTFNRESSRIIRGIAMQLSITVRNIILRQEYESKINGLTIPNRNPVENEEEPIIENNEDFQGIVGKSEAMQNVYELISQVAASQSTVLISGETGTGKELIAAAIHNLSLVSKERMIKVNCASIPENLIESELFGHEKGAFTGASDLRIGKFEQADNGTIFLDEIGELPLVLQGKLLRVLQEKEIERIGGRNTIKVNIRVIAATNRSLEKEVAEGRFRSDLYYRLNVFPISLPALRDRPEDIEVLGNFFLKRHSQRIGKKINGFSKKVLKSMTANVWPGNVRELENMVERSILFAKEETIKEMSFPENFKTESAAIENDFYIKTLQEIEKEHILKVVKKCGGRISGPQGAAILLGLPGTTLISRMQKLGIKKEHFSD
- a CDS encoding TMEM175 family protein, with amino-acid sequence MEKETVRIENFSDAVFAIAITLLILDLHTPDTSTIKNGTELLIFLKGEWTSYLAFTLSFFSIFIMWVNHHKIFKQIYSRNTAIMFSNGLILFLVTAVSYPTALLARFFEGEASNIAVAIYTGIFVLINLSYNLLWFTASSNKKLLRPEITNSVIKKIRNNYLYGFPTYVIAFVISFQFPAIALSINIILLVFWAVSSGKIKMIQE
- a CDS encoding alpha/beta hydrolase, giving the protein MNTEIITDGIPLNIAKKALIMIHGRGAGAHDILSIAKHLKVDDFALVAPQAENRTWYPYSFLVPIEENEPSFSKSLDAIHQVVVAIQQNGIEKENIYFLGFSQGACLALEFTARNAAKYGGVVAFTGGLIGDKVYEDHYAGNFENTPVFIGTSDPDFHVPVERVNETAALLEKMGASVTKKIYDNMGHTISQDEIDLANKLVFAKK
- a CDS encoding GNAT family N-acetyltransferase → METIKLELDEKKHGAFNLYIDDKKLGEMTVSIKDDVLTVYHTGVEPEAEGKGYAKKLLEEMVSYVRSNNMMVLALCPYVHAQFKRHPDEYQDIWKK
- a CDS encoding sigma-54 dependent transcriptional regulator, producing MKEKILIVEDEFIVANDLKIMLLKAGYEIIGIASSVVQARKLIETKRPDWVLLDIMLKGDLTGIDLAWELREMQLPFLYISANTNQSTLEAVKATHPYGFMVKPFRERDLIVMLDIAKYRFGQEKGTLAEIPLDNEIEGIIGKSSLLREVIEKIKIVAPAETSVLILGESGTGKERVAHSIHDLSAHKSNAIVIVNCAALPHSLIESELFGHEKGAFTGANTLRIGKFEQADNGTIFLDEIGELPLDSQVKLLRVLQEKEIQRLGGNKTIKINVRIVAATNRSLEKEVAEGRFRLDLYYRLNVFPIQLPTLKERKEDIEALANYFLKKYAASSRKNVSTISSAALEQLMQYEWPGNIRELEHLIERNVLLAKTNEIEKLDLPSNNSNPLEVNNGKMKSMEEMEKEHIMNALQICNGKVSGPGGAAELLKMQPQTLHSKMKKLGIKQGYN